The genomic region AAAGATGGCATGAACAGTTTTTATAATGGAGTAATAGCAAGGAGCTTGGCTGAAGACATTAAAAAGGCAGGTGGAATAATCACAAAGGCCGACTTTGAGAAATATCGAGTTATTACTAGGAAACCTATAGGTGCTCGAGCATTGGGATATGATATAGTTACTGCGCCGCCTCCTGCTGCAGGGGGCGCGATGATGATTCTTGTAAGCTAATTTCTTCACAGCCTTCTTCAATTATATGGTAAGATTTGGAAATGGCTCATGTATTGAAGCTTCCTCTGCTACAACAGATTCTGAAGATTCTTTCTAACTATGGAACAAATGGTGTTCCTATCTGGCTGGAGATGCATCGTTATATTGAGGCTTTGAAATACGCGCTTGCTCTGAGGATGAATCTTGGTGATCCTGCATTTGTAAATGTGACTAATGTCTTGCAAACAATGATTTCAACCAGCTTCGCAAAAAGTTTGAAGGATCAGATAAACGATAACAAAACATTTGATTCTGCTCATTATGGTAGTAAGTAAGTATTGTTCTATTACTCTGAACGGTTCAGGTGTGCTATTGATCTATTTAGGttgtttttttcttgcatGCTAGATTTTCATTGTGTAATCACTTGTTCTTACTGACACCAAGTTTTGGTAGTCCCTTGTCGTATTTTCGGCCATTTCACGTCATTTATCTTATAGGTCTTGCTCTCTCCTTGGGAGTTATCTGTggtaattttcttaattaataacataaatgGAGGTTCTCCACCTTGTTTttgaaatgtaaaaaataagtgAACATTACTCTTCCATTTGTGATCCTTTGctaaataattacactgaattttaattgatagTCCAAATACTAATGCAGGTGGAGTCAGGTATATGATCAAGGCACGACTCATATCTGCGTTGTAGACAATCAACGTAATGTTGTTACAATGACAACAAGTTTAAACTCTATCTTTGGGTCAAAATTTATGTCACCAAGCACTGGGATATTTCTCAACAATCAAATGTGTGATTTTTCCGTCACTTCATCACATGAACGACCACCATCACCTGCGAATTTTGTTCAACCGTTCAAGAGGCCTTTGTCATCAATGGCACCTACCATTTTGGTTAAGGTAAGAAATCtgcttcatttctttttctttttctttttcttttccatgtGTATACTACTTAGTAAAATATCACTTGCATTTCACGCATAGGAACGCATATTTAGAGGCGAACATACTACTTATCAATCATACATGATTAGTGCCataattctattttatgtttcttatTCAACAACTCACATTCATAACAGCAATTataaaacaagagaaaaatggGAAGAGGAGATTCGTAATCTGATACtttgtttctattttgtgTATGTTTATATTGTTGCGCATagcattatttattatttgaagaaGTAGATATTAAAACAATTGCGGCTATCCTCAGTATCAAAATAGTTCTACTTTATATTAGAGACCTTGCAAGTATGTTtatcatatttcaattttatacctttaaatagattttgatttggttaattgtcataatattattcctactttcttttttaacttcTTACCTCAACACATTCTCGGAACATATGCCATTAtcttgttttaaataattttttttaatcgtatcttgtcatttaaattatcttccgtaatattttattaaatacgtgtctaattgatattatttaacttttattctATACTTACACgtaaaattttcacattgcATGTGTTGTTTATTCCACTTGTTTTACATAAACTTTTGTTTGCTAGTTTCATGATGTTTCttctttaatataaattgatttttgaaacaataggttatttttagagtaaattacaacaacctccactgagatttgtcataattacgaatactccctcattatttgaaaaagtacAAATACCCTcctaatgtttgatgaaattatgtaatccttggatagatgtatgaaattgtcaactttacctttactgtattttttgcatttttttaaaacaaattaaaacaactatatatcatttttcaattactCTGGACAATAACCAAGCCTTCTTCCTTGATTGTGTCGAGTCCGTGAAGTTTTCAGAGGAAGCTCAAATCCACATTTGGAATGTAATTTTCTTCAGCTTGAATGTCTCTTGGACTGTTCCATGATTTTCTAGATGTGTTGGACGAGCTTGCGCTCAATTTTCTAGTGAATCCTTTAAGCAAATTTCAATCTCTTATGTCGGATCAGCTCCACTGTTGTTTCTAGCTATTTCtctatatgatatatatagatgGAAGGAACTGAATTCTGAAGGGAAAAGTAACTTTCCTCCAAAATGATCATGTGCATTTTTCCCGTAGCGCTTTCCATTTGTTTAAAGACCCAAAGTAACGGTAGAATCAAAATTGTTAAAAGACGTGAACATTAGGGACTAAAATCATGAGTTTAACTTTTGAAGtaccaaaatcaaattagaGACTAAGTAGATGGacgaaaagtgtaattatgaCTAGAATTCTAAAAGTTCACAATTGAATAGGTCACAATGTCTTAGGCCAGGAGTTGTTTTCTGTATTCCTTGTTAATAATGACACTAAATAAGATACTCCAACCAAATCAAGTAAATCATATTTGGAAAACGAAacttaatattcaattttaagcTTAAGTGCGGAAAAGGAATAATATTGCATCTGTCTTTGATCTTTCTAATCTGGAAGTCTTGACATTTAATAAACTCATGCGAAAATGAGTCTTGTCAAATGAGTGGACTTATTTGGTGAGAAATGTTGAACAGTTTCCTGAATGGTGTAAAATATGTAGGGCTAAATTACACATTCAGTTCCAGTTGATatgagttttctcaattttgaaagcattttgaaaatctcaaaataccaTCCGCGTTTGTCTTTGGTCTATGGATATTAACAACGTACTTGATTCAAGTTGATTTCCTTTCAGTTTTTGATGTGGTATTGATATTTTGAAATGTAAATATTCAGGGTAAACAGGTAAAGGCAGTGATAGGCGCAGCTGGAGGAATTCTAATACCTGATGCAGTCACTCAGGTCCTAATAAACCACTTCATCCTAAAAATGGATCCATTTACTGCTGTTAGAATTCCAAGACTTTATCACATGGTGAGACTAATTTATATGCCGATCATCACCATCTCTCATTTGTTTCCTTCTAGAGACGATCCTggaattttcttgttcttgtttctgCTTCATAGCTGCATTTTGCAAGCTGCTACTGCCGGCATGCTAATTTGAGCAAAATGCTATTATGCAGCTATATCCCGATGTGGTCTTCCACGAGAAGTTTACAACTAAAGCAGGGCAATACGAATATAAGTCTAAGGTATTGAACGAGTTGAAAAAGAGAGGCCACCTATTGCGCGTGTGTTCTAGTTGGACTATTTGCCAGTTTGTGATTCAAAAACTAAGTGGTCCGGATTCCGGGCAGCTTGTTGCTGTTAGTGATCCCAGAAAAGGTGGTGCTCCAGCCGGATATTAACGATCtttgtggggggggggggggggtgtccTTGCTGGTTAATGATACAGAGGAGAAAGGGAATACCTCTTTTGATACATCTACAAACTTCAATTTGGTTCATAAAACTTGGGTTGCAAGTGAAAATACAGTTGCCATTGTTATCATGTATTTATCCTTGTCTTCTATCTATTTCACATAGAATTAGTCTCGTCTTTAATATGAGACAGAAATACTTGTGGatagaaacaagaaaatacttGGATTCAATccctttgattttgttttaattttcatttccagttttcagcatttttaatgtgtgaaaatgctttattggttCTTATACGGAAAATGAATTATGTCTGGATTGTACGTttccaaaatttgatttataggtgtgagaaatgagaatgtgtttggatttgatttgttatataGGTATTATGTAGATATTAGATTTGTTGGAAATGTATCCTCGCAGTGATGAGCCCAAAGAACCgaaataaaattcttatcaACTATTACATCTGATCAAGGATTACTCAAACccctttataatattacaaccAGAATTTAAATACAAAGCCGTAAATATTAGCAGAGCAAACAATAAAGCGGTAAAAACAAGCACCAAGCATTGATCCGAATAGACTTATGCTCAGAGAGCCAAAAATCCGGAGAGCAAGTTCTCAGCCACTTAAGGCTAGCAACTCTCACCGTTGCTCGGAAAACTCAAACACCCTCGACCAAGAAAATCTTTGGTCAAAAAGACGGATCGGAAAGAACCACTCAGTTGATTGCAAGTTCACTTAGAACAGTTTAAAAAGATAGATCAGAATCGAGTTctacatttttctctcttattCAAAAAGTCAGAGATAGATATTAACATAACATGACATATGTTTTATTGGTCAATGATGTGATCTAAAAGgatggtttgaaaaatatgttttcattaaattaggctgcaatatattctattttttttttaagaaagagcgatgcattattattattaattgaaataaattgattacaatcattcatgtcgaatattaatatctaaCAAAGACCATAACAATAATCATACCTTGATTGATAATATCAGATAAACAAAATCTAACAAACACCTactgtaattaaaataaatcgattCCAATCATtcctatcaaatatcaatatctaacaaaaactattacaataatcatacattaatcaataatattaaataaactaaatctAACCAATACCTAGCTAATAATATCGAATAAACTCTATCTAATAGTGacttcccttttctttttaaaaaaaactaaaatttaaattatatatgaagaaatataataaacagaaaataaatatgatttttttaaaaaaataaaacatttgaaATATAACATGAATATGATTATGTTTCTCAACCAATCCTAAATATTCTACTTAATAATGATTAATCAATTTGATgcgtgatttttttttaatttatttaacagTGATTTTCctttactaaaatttaaataatatataaacaaatataataaatagaaaataaatatgaatttaaaaaaacattgaGATATACCgtgaatataattatgttgcCTAACGGAtcctaaatattttacttaataatgACTAAGTTGATGGgtcaatttttttcccaataaaacactgattttttttttactaaaaatttaaattatatataaagacatacaataaaaagaaaataagtatgacttttaaaaaaaaataaaatataacatcaaTATGATTGTGTTGCTTAGCTGATCctaaatggaaaaaattgcaagcaactcccttgtgatattgtaaatgaacaaattacccccttaagaaaaaataaatagcgattacctccctgtattttttaaaatacaacaatttatcttcctatgattttttaaaatgaagcaatttacctcccaatataaggaggtaaattgcttcattttaaaaagtatagggaaaaaatactatattttttcatagggggtaatgtgctcattttcaatatcacatggagataaattgttattcactcGATCCTAAATTCAACTTCataatgacaaattttatgcatgaattttttcttttcatgtataaaaatgaaaaccaactacatataattaatttatatccctatgattataaattccaacaaaagaataattaaaacgTACGTAAATtcaataagaatttaaaaagtaacaATTTACACACAATATTGTAGTTCCATCACTAACCAAGTTTGTAGAATATGTTTGAAGTATATAATTGTTCcatatttagtaaaattttaaacaatgatttcgaacttatacttttattcctttatttgttagatttgttatctttatattaatatatttaacatcaatgattttcttatttgattcattttgttaaattgttttgtatcattattaaaaaaaaaaaaaaagtacttcCCCAATATGCAAAGATTacgaaaaattaaagtatatcTACagttattacatatatattgatgtgcataaaaatcaGTTGACTCAAAAAGGTCCAAACAgcccaaaaaagaagaaagaaatggaagGACCAGTAGGGTATCCCCGAGAGATGCAAGACATTCCACGCTCATAATGCTCCCAAAAGACCAAGAATGGCCCAACCCACAGTCTAATTAGGCAGGCCTAGACAACTCAAGTAATCCCAAGAAGCCTAGGAAGAAGGGAGGAGGCCTGGGACATCCCCGACTCAAACCATGGTTAAAGCCCGATAAAACTTTCGACCTAAAAAGCCCAAACATGTGGCAACCCACTCTCCCACATGGCATTTCATCAACCGATGTGTCAACAGACAAGGGGTCTTTCAAGACAATGAGGACTCCTACTAAAGCACTCCTAGCAACGGATAAAGATGATTTATCCCTTATCCTGACCAACTTTCGCAAGTTTCTCGGGAGTGGGATACACTCCCTGCAGATAGGGGCACTCCTcctataaatacaagtttagtCCTTATTACGAGGAACACCGCTCTCAAGGCCCTCTCACTCTCTAAACACCTCTCTTAGTCTCTAAACTATCTCTTAAGCTCTCTCTAAGCATATTATTACGTGTTCTCCCcttttcactaattttattaactctaTCTcgatttttaattagattaaactACATTGTTGacttatttaatctaattcaatactaacttgggcgtcggAGTTAGGGGTGGGCGTTGTGTCGGGTAATAAAAGTTCAAGTAGTTCGGATCAAGTACCCAAACTTTCGAGTAGCTAAAATAGTTACTCGATCCCAACCTAATTTTTGTCGGGTACCCAACTATCGAatacctaaatttttttttttttttttttgaaaaaaaaaacatttagaGGCAAAATTTGCCTTAGAATACTTGAACATACATTCAACAAACAGAGGCAAATTTTgcctttgtaacatttttgccTCTGCAATCCTTTGTCACAGAGCCAAATTTTTGGCTCTGTAAATTGTAAACAttgacaaatttttaaatttggtattttaatccaattatttttttgtgatattttaaaaattagagttTGAGAGAGAAGATAGATTTTTGTTGGGATTGCAAGTTTTGAATCTTGGGAGTTGGGTTGAGAATTTGGGACTttggaaaagaagaagaagaataagagAGGAGGGGGAAAGAACGAAATGTATGTACGTAATAACcttagattaaataaaaacaaacacttttttgaatatttttttttaaaaaacttcaGGTACCCAATCGGATAGTTCGGGTAAGGAAATCCTACCAATCCCCGACCCAACTTTTTTAATTCTggtttaaaaacataaaaaaaaaaatacccgAACTCGATCGGGTTGGGATCCGTACTACCCGACCTGAACGCCCACCCCTAGTCAAAGTGCTAACGATTTTTTTGCTGGTCTCCTCTTCAGGATCCACATACGCTTTAACTCAAGTTTTAAGCAATAGTTCATATTGAATCCGTGCGTTTTTTTTAACGAATCACATATAATAGagaacaaaaatcaatttgctAACAATTTCAATAGTCTATAAAAtgtaattcaattaatatctaatatcttaataataattaattaaaataaatttaaatagtcaatattaaataccaaaaaaaaattcataaaaaaccATATGTACATGCAACACACTGGTAAATAACTAgttttcattgaaaattgaCATTTCCAATTGAATTGGACTAATtaagaaacaaatttttaaaatatgaaatagtataaaattgaaaattgactttaaaaaataaaatcaaatgccCGGGCTTTAATTAcgaattaatattgttttaatGAGATGGGAATACTTTtgaataaatacacaaataaaaagaaaaaacaaatgacaATACAACCTCTGTacagattttaatttttatttgtcactacataatatttcaaatttgctgtcatcaaattataaaattaaccttttatataaattaattaataaaaaatatctacaTCAACTccaaagttaaaattttgatgaacaCTTACCATACGATTTATATTCTTTCggcttaaaggcaattttcgtcccttACTTTAGActattctcgttttagtcccctaaaTTACTAGGATTctattttagtcttgtaaaattaaaaagatctcaattttaatataaatttgatcgcaaagttgagtcactcgtcgaaaaaaatcacatgccaggcatgtaactttttaaattaggaCTTGTATTGTGATTGACAACTTAGGAGATTAAAGCAAAAATGATTTGGCGACAAAAATTGCTTTTAATCCTATTCTTTCTTCAAAGGAACTTTCTCTGATATTTCCAGCAAATATTTTCCACTGGCTTTCCTTTTACTGATACTGCCAAATCAAGCAGACTCCAAGTCAACTTTTCATAGTACAAATTCTTGATCACCCTTATCCTCAATCTCTCAGAATAAACGAAAAACAATATTGTAAACAGCAAAAAagctgaaaaattacaaagaaaacaacatCAGACAAGATGATGGGAGGGAGAGTTGGAGACAGTTTAGGAGTGAGAGAAGAAATCATTCAAAAAGCTTGTAAATTGTCCATGAAAGCTCATGAGAAGTCCCCTGGGAAACCGTATGTTCATGAGAAGAACCGAGGCCCGACAGAGGCTTTCTTTGCGTTTCCGGGATCATGGGCTGTCGAGGATTGGTACAGTAGAAGACCGTTTGGGGAAATTAAG from Sesamum indicum cultivar Zhongzhi No. 13 linkage group LG3, S_indicum_v1.0, whole genome shotgun sequence harbors:
- the LOC105157388 gene encoding gamma-glutamyltranspeptidase 1 isoform X2 yields the protein MMIISAISKDMFLLESFCRKDGALSIAVPGQLAGLYKAHKEYGKIQWASLVKPAEILARRGFNISEALFQKMTKAKAIILANNELQSIFAPRGKLLIEGQTIHLRKLADTLAAIAKDGMNSFYNGVIARSLAEDIKKAGGIITKADFEKYRVITRKPIGARALGYDIVTAPPPAAGGAMMILILKILSNYGTNGVPIWLEMHRYIEALKYALALRMNLGDPAFVNVTNVLQTMISTSFAKSLKDQINDNKTFDSAHYGSKWSQVYDQGTTHICVVDNQRNVVTMTTSLNSIFGSKFMSPSTGIFLNNQMCDFSVTSSHERPPSPANFVQPFKRPLSSMAPTILVKGKQVKAVIGAAGGILIPDAVTQVLINHFILKMDPFTAVRIPRLYHMLYPDVVFHEKFTTKAGQYEYKSKVLNELKKRGHLLRVCSSWTICQFVIQKLSGPDSGQLVAVSDPRKGGAPAGY
- the LOC105157388 gene encoding gamma-glutamyltranspeptidase 1 isoform X1 — protein: MLVRSSSGHAKVFDMREMAPGQASKDMFLLESFCRKDGALSIAVPGQLAGLYKAHKEYGKIQWASLVKPAEILARRGFNISEALFQKMTKAKAIILANNELQSIFAPRGKLLIEGQTIHLRKLADTLAAIAKDGMNSFYNGVIARSLAEDIKKAGGIITKADFEKYRVITRKPIGARALGYDIVTAPPPAAGGAMMILILKILSNYGTNGVPIWLEMHRYIEALKYALALRMNLGDPAFVNVTNVLQTMISTSFAKSLKDQINDNKTFDSAHYGSKWSQVYDQGTTHICVVDNQRNVVTMTTSLNSIFGSKFMSPSTGIFLNNQMCDFSVTSSHERPPSPANFVQPFKRPLSSMAPTILVKGKQVKAVIGAAGGILIPDAVTQVLINHFILKMDPFTAVRIPRLYHMLYPDVVFHEKFTTKAGQYEYKSKVLNELKKRGHLLRVCSSWTICQFVIQKLSGPDSGQLVAVSDPRKGGAPAGY
- the LOC105157388 gene encoding gamma-glutamyltranspeptidase 1 isoform X3, producing the protein MFLLESFCRKDGALSIAVPGQLAGLYKAHKEYGKIQWASLVKPAEILARRGFNISEALFQKMTKAKAIILANNELQSIFAPRGKLLIEGQTIHLRKLADTLAAIAKDGMNSFYNGVIARSLAEDIKKAGGIITKADFEKYRVITRKPIGARALGYDIVTAPPPAAGGAMMILILKILSNYGTNGVPIWLEMHRYIEALKYALALRMNLGDPAFVNVTNVLQTMISTSFAKSLKDQINDNKTFDSAHYGSKWSQVYDQGTTHICVVDNQRNVVTMTTSLNSIFGSKFMSPSTGIFLNNQMCDFSVTSSHERPPSPANFVQPFKRPLSSMAPTILVKGKQVKAVIGAAGGILIPDAVTQVLINHFILKMDPFTAVRIPRLYHMLYPDVVFHEKFTTKAGQYEYKSKVLNELKKRGHLLRVCSSWTICQFVIQKLSGPDSGQLVAVSDPRKGGAPAGY